DNA sequence from the Geitlerinema sp. PCC 9228 genome:
GTCGGGAGAGTTCAAACCCAATCCGGTTTTCGAGCGGATTCCCGAAACCACGCCGCGCGTTGTTCTTTCCCACAATCCCGATACCGCGGCCATCCTAAAAAAATGGCGGGTGGATTTGCAACTGTCCGGTCACACCCACGGCGGTCAAGTGGTTTTGCCCAAAATTGGTCCTCTATTTGCTTGGTTGAATCCTTTGCGGGAGATTACGCCCAAAGCCCTGCGCTCCTGGATTCCCGGCATTAGCGAATGCCACAAGGTGGTGGATCGCTGGGAATGGTCGGAAGGATTGCATCGGGTCGGTCAAAATTGGCTGTATGTCAATCGCGGCTTGGGTAGCTACCGCCCCGGTCGCTTTCGCTGCCCGCCGGAGGTGACGGTGATAACGTTGGTTCCCCAAGGCGCGGCTGTTTCTCCGACAGTACCGGTTTATCGGGAAACGCCGGAAGCAACGGCTACCTAAAAATTGCAAGGGGAAGGAATGTTGCTCCATAGTAGAAATTCTATTTTTAGAAAATCTGCCATGGATGCAGGCAACCCCTCTGGCTGGAAACAGGGGGTTGGGGAAGATACAAAACGAGCACTTGCTGTCGGAAAGACTAGGATAGAGCTAGGGCGTTTTCATTTCCATGTTGTTTTTGGCAGGAAAATCGCTGTATGCAACGTCTATTGCACAACCTTCTCCATCCCCGCAAACCAGTGGCGATCGCCCTAGGTGTTGGTTTGGTCTTGCTTCTCGGCATGGCTGCGGTTTGGCAAGTTCCCCCATTTCTCTCCCAGGGCAATTCCCCTGCTGGGGGCAGCAATGGGGGGACGACCCCTACCTCACATCCCACCACGCCCAACGATCCGCCAGCGATCGCGCCCCAACTGG
Encoded proteins:
- a CDS encoding metallophosphoesterase is translated as MPRFLCEPLKVDALEIAIADLPASVAGTTLVQLSDLHYDGRCLDDSLLDEAISACNATEPDLVVLTGDYVTTDPDPIHFLARHLQNLQTRWGTYAILGNHDIYYPHSRSEITDAFTNVGIRVLWNQVAYPLGEDLALVGLADFWSGEFKPNPVFERIPETTPRVVLSHNPDTAAILKKWRVDLQLSGHTHGGQVVLPKIGPLFAWLNPLREITPKALRSWIPGISECHKVVDRWEWSEGLHRVGQNWLYVNRGLGSYRPGRFRCPPEVTVITLVPQGAAVSPTVPVYRETPEATAT